Proteins encoded by one window of Desulfovibrio ferrophilus:
- a CDS encoding histone-lysine N-methyltransferase codes for MAFLHFNRSFDYQVRNPEEPVLFREYFPYTKVGRVSFDDNFMMPRPADPIFITDTTFRDGQQARPPYTVKQMETIFDYLHKLGGHSGLIRQSEFFLYSDKDRRAVERCMAKDYKFPEVTGWIRANKDDLRLVKDMGIRETGMLTSVSDYHIYLKLKKNRVEAMHDYLEVVEKALEWGIVPRCHFEDITRADIWGFCLPFAKRLMELSKDSGLPVKIRLCDTMGFGVPYPGSALPRSVARVVRAFTDEAGVPSEWLEWHGHNDFHKVLVNAATAWLYGCSGANGTLFGFGERTGNAPIEALVMEYISLTGEDDMAHTQVISEIAEYFEKELDYKIPDNYPFAGRDFNATSAGIHVDGLAKNEEIYNIFDTNKILNRPVPIIITDKSGKAGVAYWINQSLHLTGDQVIDKRHPAVTKIYKRIMAAYEKGRNTSFSNKEMKVVVKRYLPELFMSEFDHLKEAAHKLAAKVVEKLSQDCEIRSLSSEKVGGCMDDFLSEYSFIQYMYLVNTEGRLVASSVCHPEDAPKYKTYDHETDFSDREWFVKPMQTGKMMVTDFYKSHFTGKLCLTVATPVDDEELDIQGILGADIRFEELLKRQEDLEDEVYGEDTD; via the coding sequence ATGGCATTTCTGCACTTCAATCGCAGCTTCGACTATCAGGTCCGCAACCCCGAAGAACCTGTCCTGTTCCGCGAATACTTTCCGTACACCAAGGTTGGTCGGGTCAGCTTTGATGACAACTTCATGATGCCACGCCCGGCAGATCCGATTTTCATCACCGACACGACCTTCCGTGACGGCCAACAGGCCCGCCCGCCCTATACGGTCAAGCAGATGGAAACCATCTTCGACTACCTGCACAAGCTGGGCGGCCACTCCGGGCTGATTCGCCAGAGTGAGTTCTTCCTGTATTCCGACAAGGACCGCCGCGCCGTTGAGCGCTGCATGGCCAAGGACTACAAATTCCCCGAGGTCACAGGCTGGATCCGCGCCAACAAGGACGATCTGCGTCTGGTCAAGGACATGGGCATCCGCGAGACCGGCATGCTGACTTCGGTGTCCGACTACCATATTTACCTGAAGCTCAAGAAGAATCGCGTCGAGGCCATGCACGACTACCTCGAGGTGGTGGAAAAAGCCCTGGAATGGGGCATCGTGCCGCGTTGTCACTTTGAGGACATCACCCGGGCCGACATCTGGGGTTTCTGCCTGCCCTTTGCCAAACGGCTGATGGAGTTGTCCAAGGACAGCGGCCTGCCCGTCAAAATCCGGCTATGCGACACAATGGGCTTTGGCGTGCCCTATCCCGGCTCGGCTCTGCCGCGCTCGGTGGCACGGGTGGTGCGTGCCTTCACCGATGAGGCTGGCGTCCCCAGCGAATGGCTGGAGTGGCATGGCCACAACGACTTCCACAAGGTGCTGGTCAATGCAGCCACGGCCTGGCTCTATGGCTGCTCCGGTGCCAACGGCACCCTGTTCGGCTTTGGCGAGCGCACCGGCAACGCCCCCATCGAGGCCCTGGTCATGGAGTACATCTCCCTGACCGGTGAAGACGACATGGCCCACACCCAGGTCATCAGCGAAATCGCCGAATACTTCGAGAAGGAGCTGGACTACAAGATTCCCGACAACTACCCCTTTGCGGGCCGCGATTTCAACGCCACCAGCGCCGGAATCCACGTGGACGGATTGGCCAAGAACGAAGAGATCTACAACATCTTCGATACCAACAAGATCCTGAACCGCCCGGTGCCGATCATCATCACCGACAAGTCGGGCAAGGCCGGCGTGGCCTACTGGATCAACCAGTCCTTGCACCTGACCGGCGATCAGGTCATCGACAAGCGCCACCCCGCAGTGACCAAGATCTACAAGCGCATCATGGCCGCCTATGAAAAAGGCCGGAACACCTCCTTCTCCAACAAGGAGATGAAGGTCGTGGTCAAGCGCTACCTGCCAGAGTTGTTCATGTCCGAATTCGACCATCTGAAGGAAGCGGCCCACAAGCTGGCTGCCAAGGTCGTGGAAAAGCTGTCGCAAGACTGCGAAATCCGCAGCCTCAGTTCCGAGAAGGTGGGAGGCTGCATGGACGACTTCCTGTCCGAGTACTCCTTCATCCAGTACATGTATCTGGTCAATACGGAGGGGCGCCTTGTGGCCAGTTCCGTCTGCCACCCCGAGGATGCGCCCAAGTACAAGACCTATGACCATGAAACGGATTTTTCCGACCGCGAATGGTTCGTCAAACCCATGCAAACGGGCAAGATGATGGTTACGGACTTCTACAAGTCGCATTTTACTGGTAAACTGTGCCTCACCGTGGCCACACCAGTGGACGATGAAGAACTCGACATCCAGGGTATTCTGGGTGCGGACATCAGGTTTGAAGAGTTGTTGAAGCGACAGGAAGACCTTGAAGATGAGGTTTACGGCGAAGATACTGATTAG
- a CDS encoding diaminopimelate epimerase has protein sequence MSSRPYRFYKLSPGGNTTILIMDAETLPVADHPALAARFMDPLHLQAEQVGFVSLNGGTPRLDMMGGEFCGNAARCLTAVLALEGHLDDVGSISVSGVEDDLDVRVSRDNGALSTAVQMPVREDGACISDLAPGIALAELDGITHLLLDEDEHSCPVDPINAAARLRAAHGLGERDAVGCIWYSGGLALPSIRPVVWVRETNTTHLETACGSGTMALTQLLACQQGGPVCVRVLQPSGQSIEARVDYDQSTGRFSDAWISGRVEVIAKGITYL, from the coding sequence ATGAGTTCACGCCCCTATCGATTTTACAAGCTCTCTCCCGGTGGCAATACCACCATTCTGATTATGGATGCCGAGACATTGCCCGTGGCCGATCATCCGGCTCTGGCCGCACGATTCATGGACCCGCTGCATCTGCAGGCCGAGCAGGTGGGATTCGTGTCCCTGAACGGCGGAACGCCGAGGCTGGACATGATGGGTGGTGAATTCTGCGGTAATGCGGCGCGCTGCCTGACCGCTGTGCTGGCCCTGGAGGGCCACCTGGACGATGTGGGGAGCATTTCCGTGTCCGGGGTAGAGGACGATCTTGATGTGCGTGTCAGCCGCGACAACGGAGCGCTCTCCACTGCCGTGCAGATGCCCGTGCGCGAGGACGGTGCCTGCATCAGTGATCTGGCTCCCGGGATTGCCCTGGCCGAACTGGACGGCATCACTCACCTGCTTCTGGACGAGGACGAGCATTCCTGTCCGGTTGATCCCATCAACGCCGCCGCACGCCTGCGGGCTGCGCATGGCCTCGGGGAACGCGACGCCGTGGGCTGTATCTGGTATTCCGGGGGCCTTGCCTTACCCAGCATCCGCCCGGTGGTCTGGGTCCGCGAGACGAATACCACGCATCTGGAAACCGCCTGTGGCTCGGGTACCATGGCCCTGACCCAGCTGTTGGCCTGCCAGCAGGGTGGTCCTGTGTGTGTTCGGGTACTACAGCCCAGTGGTCAGAGCATTGAAGCGCGAGTGGATTATGATCAGTCCACGGGGCGATTCAGTGATGCGTGGATTTCGGGACGGGTCGAGGTCATCGCCAAGGGCATCACATATTTATAG
- a CDS encoding sugar phosphate isomerase/epimerase family protein: MPPSVFVNLPLASIARGAPYLDLFLEQGINPELGINAFALDELSERWHQRMARRLREDGLRCAVHLPFMDLRPGASDPAILAVTRERLDRAMGLALEYGAAHMVGHACFVPGMDGCREQEWLETSTSTWAGLLEGHESAPLLCLENTYETACQPILDLLSRLPEDRAGACLDLGHWHSFARGCERRDLKAWLMALGPRLKHLHLHDNDGSGDQHLGLGQGSIPFDELFATLTRSGRTPSMTLEPHTLEDYEHSSRFMTEHPDWFIGKNA; this comes from the coding sequence ATGCCTCCATCCGTTTTCGTCAATCTGCCCCTGGCCTCCATCGCCAGAGGAGCGCCGTATCTCGACCTGTTTCTGGAGCAGGGCATTAACCCGGAGCTGGGCATCAATGCCTTTGCCCTGGACGAATTGTCCGAGCGCTGGCACCAGCGCATGGCCCGCCGCCTGCGCGAGGACGGGCTGCGTTGTGCAGTGCATCTGCCATTCATGGATCTGCGCCCCGGTGCCTCCGATCCCGCGATTCTGGCTGTGACCCGCGAGCGGCTGGACAGGGCCATGGGCCTGGCTCTTGAATACGGGGCCGCGCACATGGTGGGTCACGCCTGTTTTGTGCCGGGCATGGATGGATGCAGGGAGCAGGAATGGCTGGAGACGTCGACCAGCACCTGGGCCGGGTTGCTGGAAGGCCATGAAAGCGCCCCGCTGCTGTGTCTGGAAAACACCTATGAAACAGCCTGCCAGCCCATACTGGACCTGCTTTCCCGGTTGCCGGAAGATCGTGCAGGGGCCTGTCTGGACCTGGGGCACTGGCATAGCTTTGCCCGAGGCTGTGAACGCCGTGACCTGAAGGCTTGGCTGATGGCTCTGGGGCCACGCCTGAAGCATCTGCACCTGCATGACAACGACGGTTCCGGGGATCAGCATCTGGGCCTTGGGCAGGGTTCCATTCCCTTTGACGAGTTGTTTGCGACGCTGACCCGAAGCGGGCGGACCCCGTCCATGACTTTGGAGCCGCATACCCTTGAGGACTACGAGCACTCCAGCCGTTTCATGACCGAGCACCCCGACTGGTTCATTGGGAAAAACGCATGA
- a CDS encoding potassium channel family protein — MRFTAKILISTPFRKLLVLISTLLILSSVGFYLLELQPQGHADFLSAIWWAVVTLTTVGYGDLVPATTPGRLLGLLVMISGIGMVSTLTGNLASIIVENRAKRRKGLLKVKLSGHVIIIGWNSFAKNIVSTLQDAEILKNNDLVLVNSLAPEERDSLAFDLDMANRLHFVYGNPAHESVVHRASPATAQVIYILSQAGLSAADSDQQSLYAALTLRSLAPKVSIYSEVVLAENRDHLLRAGVNEIVPRGEVASMLLGRMGKTPSVWPFFQGLVGSRNHAGSLDYRRLTSDEQNMDWGELIQTSRGHDGSLPLALCHESKDLTLQDMLDEGSALDQFILELFTMSGQQTSLGQQGPSIVINPADDLQLEGYDGLLYLKAQATES; from the coding sequence ATGAGGTTTACGGCGAAGATACTGATTAGCACTCCCTTCAGGAAGTTGCTGGTCCTCATCTCCACCCTGCTGATCCTAAGCTCGGTGGGCTTCTACCTCCTTGAGCTTCAGCCTCAGGGACACGCTGATTTTCTTTCCGCAATCTGGTGGGCGGTGGTCACCCTGACCACCGTCGGCTATGGGGATCTCGTCCCGGCGACAACGCCGGGGCGGCTCCTCGGATTGCTCGTCATGATCTCCGGCATCGGGATGGTCTCCACCCTAACCGGCAACCTGGCCTCCATTATCGTCGAAAATCGGGCCAAACGCCGAAAAGGACTGCTCAAAGTGAAACTTTCAGGGCACGTCATCATCATCGGTTGGAATTCGTTCGCAAAAAACATCGTAAGCACACTTCAGGATGCAGAGATCCTGAAAAACAATGACCTGGTCCTGGTCAACAGCCTGGCTCCCGAGGAGCGTGACTCCCTGGCCTTTGATCTGGATATGGCCAACAGGCTGCACTTCGTCTACGGCAACCCCGCACACGAAAGCGTGGTCCACCGCGCCAGCCCGGCCACAGCCCAGGTGATCTACATCCTCTCCCAGGCCGGACTCTCGGCCGCAGACTCTGATCAGCAAAGCCTCTACGCCGCCCTGACCCTGCGCAGTCTCGCCCCCAAGGTTTCCATCTATTCCGAAGTGGTGCTGGCCGAAAACCGCGACCATCTGCTGCGGGCCGGGGTTAACGAGATCGTGCCCCGGGGCGAAGTCGCCAGCATGCTCCTGGGTCGCATGGGCAAGACCCCCTCGGTCTGGCCGTTCTTTCAGGGACTCGTCGGATCACGCAATCATGCGGGCAGCCTGGACTATCGCCGATTGACAAGCGATGAACAGAACATGGACTGGGGCGAACTCATACAGACCTCACGCGGCCATGACGGCTCACTGCCACTGGCCCTGTGTCACGAGAGCAAGGACCTGACCCTGCAGGACATGCTGGATGAAGGCTCGGCTCTGGATCAGTTCATCCTGGAACTGTTCACCATGAGCGGGCAGCAGACCTCGCTGGGGCAGCAGGGCCCGAGCATCGTGATCAACCCGGCAGACGACCTGCAACTCGAAGGCTATGACGGCCTACTGTACCTGAAGGCCCAGGCCACGGAATCATGA
- a CDS encoding M99 family carboxypeptidase catalytic domain-containing protein: MKPIRCLTLCLSLLLAALVVSTVAFAGDAPRRHTFFSGTQYPLTVHFIQGTEPGPTVMVQGGIQGDEVSGYLTAQILTHAEVIRGNLIVIPRANVPTVLAGKREINVDLNRRFDQDYNTFYEDRLARVIRFLLKRSDAFVHLHEGSGFYHPTYVDGLRNPRRYGQSIIIDTPVFEGRINLAQVATSVLGQLNHSIVPAYQFKLFNTNTFANNTTHPEQRKSLTFHALSSAGIPALAIEVSKNIRQLGWKVLQQLRATVLTLEQYGVELRLPEFTEQEVDRYARTASRLRVNGLPVIPGKDLTLPLAPGGTVAVTVEDAGDSTFDPVPAVFASDRPDLNMVSAPRLALSRFGRLDVRADGTRVSRVNVAWQGQWQDKAPTPGTPVAKGAAPLFACWLNGKLRFVPADGVLEAVQGDQLVLEGVWGSRKDQEEVLNFKGYVSQPRRNDGQDAGQEIVLDSGAFIGRYVKAAKDGSSWLCRVVRETPGEPKTQFKVRFVPRSVSALGLLGEDGDRIIVPWTGEGRYVLPAGTYTLEGLWSNGPKDKVLATNESRPLPWGGGVTVAPGLETTITLRQATTFRPIGRMTLAAQ, translated from the coding sequence GTGAAACCTATCCGCTGTCTTACGTTATGTCTTAGCCTGCTGTTGGCCGCTCTGGTGGTCAGCACGGTTGCCTTCGCCGGGGATGCTCCCCGGCGACATACGTTTTTCAGTGGCACCCAGTATCCCCTCACCGTCCACTTCATCCAGGGCACCGAACCCGGACCTACGGTCATGGTCCAGGGCGGCATCCAGGGCGATGAGGTCTCGGGCTATCTCACCGCACAGATTCTGACCCATGCCGAGGTCATACGGGGCAACCTGATTGTCATCCCCCGGGCCAACGTGCCCACGGTTCTGGCCGGAAAGCGCGAGATCAATGTCGATCTGAACCGCCGTTTCGATCAGGATTACAATACGTTCTATGAAGATCGCCTGGCGCGGGTGATCCGTTTCTTGCTCAAGCGCAGCGATGCCTTCGTGCACTTGCACGAGGGCAGTGGGTTCTATCATCCCACCTATGTGGACGGATTGCGCAACCCTCGCCGTTATGGCCAGTCCATCATCATTGATACCCCGGTTTTCGAGGGGCGCATCAATTTGGCCCAGGTCGCCACGTCGGTGTTGGGCCAGTTGAATCATTCCATTGTGCCCGCCTACCAGTTCAAGCTGTTCAATACCAACACCTTTGCCAACAACACCACGCATCCCGAACAGCGCAAGTCACTGACTTTCCATGCCTTGTCCAGTGCCGGGATTCCTGCGTTGGCCATTGAGGTCAGCAAGAACATCCGCCAGTTGGGTTGGAAGGTTCTGCAACAGCTCAGGGCCACGGTCCTGACTCTGGAGCAGTATGGCGTCGAGCTGCGTCTGCCCGAGTTCACCGAACAGGAAGTGGATCGTTATGCACGCACTGCTTCGCGTTTGCGCGTCAATGGCCTGCCCGTGATACCGGGCAAGGATCTGACGCTGCCTCTGGCCCCTGGAGGGACTGTGGCCGTGACGGTGGAAGACGCCGGGGATTCAACTTTTGACCCCGTTCCTGCCGTGTTTGCCTCGGATCGTCCTGATCTGAATATGGTCTCGGCGCCCCGGCTGGCCCTGTCGCGTTTCGGGAGACTGGATGTGCGGGCCGATGGCACCAGGGTCTCGCGTGTCAATGTGGCCTGGCAGGGTCAATGGCAGGACAAGGCTCCGACTCCCGGTACCCCTGTGGCAAAGGGGGCGGCCCCGCTGTTTGCCTGCTGGTTGAACGGCAAGCTCCGCTTCGTGCCGGCGGACGGTGTGCTGGAGGCTGTGCAGGGTGACCAGTTGGTGCTTGAAGGGGTCTGGGGCAGCCGCAAGGATCAGGAAGAAGTGCTTAATTTCAAGGGATATGTCAGCCAACCCCGCCGCAACGACGGTCAGGATGCCGGGCAGGAGATTGTCCTGGACTCCGGTGCGTTCATTGGCCGCTATGTCAAGGCCGCCAAAGACGGTTCTTCCTGGCTGTGCCGGGTGGTGCGCGAGACTCCGGGCGAGCCCAAGACACAATTCAAGGTGCGATTTGTGCCCCGTTCCGTGTCCGCACTGGGCCTGTTGGGCGAGGATGGCGACCGGATCATCGTGCCCTGGACCGGTGAAGGCCGATATGTTCTGCCCGCAGGGACCTATACCCTGGAAGGATTGTGGAGCAATGGCCCCAAGGACAAAGTCCTGGCCACCAACGAAAGCAGACCCCTGCCCTGGGGCGGCGGTGTGACCGTTGCTCCCGGTCTCGAGACCACCATCACCCTGCGTCAGGCCACCACGTTTCGGCCCATCGGCCGGATGACCCTGGCGGCTCAGTAG
- a CDS encoding Crp/Fnr family transcriptional regulator — protein sequence MNNIPWHDIAIFTDMPDADIDKVQKIFSTLKVERGEKIINEGDLGDEMFVLVSGRVRITKSMIIQGMTLPLQELQDTRKVLATLDGSLCPLFGEMALIDRDTRSATVETLEPSEFLVTNRDRFFALVKNEPEIGCHLLTALSRRLAATVRKNNSELVKLTTALALALTRSK from the coding sequence ATGAACAACATTCCCTGGCACGACATCGCCATCTTCACGGACATGCCCGATGCCGACATCGACAAGGTTCAGAAGATATTCTCAACACTCAAGGTGGAGCGGGGCGAAAAAATCATCAATGAGGGAGACCTCGGCGACGAGATGTTCGTCCTTGTCAGCGGCCGGGTGCGCATCACCAAGTCCATGATCATCCAGGGCATGACCTTGCCCTTGCAGGAACTGCAGGACACCCGCAAGGTGCTGGCCACCCTGGACGGGAGCCTGTGCCCGTTGTTCGGGGAAATGGCGCTCATCGACCGCGACACTCGCTCGGCCACGGTGGAAACCCTGGAGCCCTCGGAATTTCTGGTCACCAATCGTGACCGCTTCTTTGCCCTGGTCAAGAACGAACCCGAGATTGGCTGCCACCTGTTGACCGCCCTGTCACGACGCCTTGCGGCCACGGTGCGCAAGAACAATTCCGAACTGGTCAAACTGACTACGGCTCTGGCCCTGGCCCTGACCCGCAGCAAGTAG
- a CDS encoding lysophospholipid acyltransferase family protein, which produces MPQAHVLESPFDLNLPLNRPLRAMVQPPLEKLLCLPTLKSLYSEISGRKNSDFLADVLNLLSIQVDVPETDLSNIPATGPAVVVANHPFGAIEGVILLQTLRRVRPDVKVMANHVLSMIPEMREHLISVDPFGSRKSSKRNIGPLKEAIRWARGGGLLAVFPAGEVSSLQLRKRTVTDPQWSPSIGRIIRITKAPVVPVHFDGHNGPLFHLLGMIHPRLRTMMLPREMLNKQRRTVCLDVGRMIPAQKIQHFENDEKLTDYLRLRTYLLKHKREQATGLTPPTNLEGTQPVAQSCGPALLAAEIESQPAQNVLLEQGDQMIICAQGRALPAVLPEIGRLRELNFRDVGEGTGLARDLDRFDDDYHHLVLWHKKDRRIVGAYRVGCVDSIVDSSGIKGLYTSTLFKYDHKFLDALGPCLEMGRAFISKEYRKSYNPLLLLWKGIARFVYRHKRYKTIFGPVSISNDYNPLSRHLMMHFLKGHQEGTKALLKTVRPLTPPKIKARVPGGFKPGSIAAICPDIEDLGTAVADIESDGKGVPVLLRQYLKLGGQVLTFNLDRDFGDAIDGLIVVDLTKTSEKTLARYMGKDEVSVFRAYHLRMATHAA; this is translated from the coding sequence ATGCCGCAGGCACACGTTCTCGAGAGTCCCTTTGACCTGAATCTGCCCCTGAACAGGCCGCTTCGGGCCATGGTCCAGCCACCGCTGGAAAAACTCCTTTGCCTGCCCACCCTGAAAAGCCTCTACTCCGAAATCAGCGGACGCAAAAACTCCGATTTCCTGGCAGATGTCCTGAACCTGCTCTCCATCCAGGTGGACGTGCCCGAGACCGACCTGTCCAATATCCCCGCCACGGGACCGGCGGTGGTGGTAGCCAACCACCCCTTTGGTGCCATCGAAGGCGTGATCCTGCTCCAGACCCTGCGCCGCGTGCGCCCGGATGTAAAAGTCATGGCCAACCATGTCTTGTCCATGATTCCAGAGATGCGCGAGCATCTCATTTCCGTGGACCCCTTTGGCAGCAGGAAGTCATCCAAGCGCAACATCGGCCCACTCAAGGAAGCCATCCGTTGGGCACGCGGCGGCGGGCTGCTGGCCGTGTTCCCTGCCGGGGAGGTCAGCTCCCTGCAACTACGCAAACGTACGGTGACCGACCCCCAATGGAGCCCCTCCATCGGACGCATCATCCGCATCACCAAGGCTCCGGTGGTCCCCGTGCACTTCGACGGCCACAACGGGCCACTGTTTCATCTGCTGGGCATGATCCATCCGCGCCTACGAACCATGATGCTGCCCCGTGAGATGCTGAACAAACAGCGACGCACGGTGTGTCTGGACGTGGGGCGCATGATCCCGGCCCAGAAGATCCAACACTTCGAGAATGACGAAAAGCTGACGGACTATCTGCGACTGCGCACCTATCTGCTCAAGCACAAACGCGAGCAGGCAACGGGACTGACGCCGCCGACCAACCTGGAAGGCACTCAGCCCGTGGCTCAATCCTGCGGGCCGGCATTGCTGGCTGCTGAGATCGAATCCCAGCCCGCCCAGAACGTGCTGTTGGAGCAGGGCGACCAGATGATCATCTGCGCCCAGGGCCGGGCACTGCCCGCCGTACTGCCAGAGATCGGACGCCTACGCGAACTCAACTTCCGCGATGTGGGCGAGGGCACGGGCCTGGCGCGCGATCTGGACCGCTTTGATGACGACTACCACCACCTTGTGCTCTGGCACAAAAAGGATCGCCGCATCGTGGGCGCCTATCGTGTGGGCTGCGTGGATTCCATTGTGGACAGCTCCGGCATCAAGGGCCTCTACACCTCCACCCTGTTCAAGTACGATCACAAATTTCTGGACGCCCTTGGCCCCTGCCTGGAAATGGGCCGGGCCTTCATCAGCAAGGAATACCGCAAGAGCTACAATCCTCTGCTCCTGCTCTGGAAGGGAATTGCCCGCTTCGTCTACCGCCACAAACGCTACAAGACCATCTTTGGGCCGGTCTCCATCTCCAATGACTACAACCCCCTGTCCAGACACCTGATGATGCACTTCCTGAAGGGCCATCAAGAAGGCACCAAAGCCCTGCTCAAGACGGTGCGTCCCCTGACCCCGCCCAAGATCAAGGCTCGGGTTCCCGGCGGCTTCAAACCGGGCAGCATCGCCGCCATCTGCCCGGATATCGAGGATCTGGGGACCGCCGTGGCGGACATCGAATCCGACGGCAAGGGTGTGCCCGTCCTGCTCAGGCAGTACCTGAAGCTGGGCGGACAGGTGCTTACCTTTAATCTGGACCGCGACTTCGGCGATGCCATCGACGGGCTGATCGTGGTCGATCTGACCAAGACCTCGGAGAAAACCCTGGCCCGCTACATGGGCAAGGACGAGGTCTCCGTGTTCCGCGCCTACCATTTGCGCATGGCAACTCACGCAGCATAG